A genomic region of Zea mays cultivar B73 chromosome 6, Zm-B73-REFERENCE-NAM-5.0, whole genome shotgun sequence contains the following coding sequences:
- the LOC103629647 gene encoding twinkle homolog protein, chloroplastic/mitochondrial gives MNKTLNPPSYPIYLPPPRLSLSSLPSPPHPNPSSPALPAPCPRASDQPGCRNPTRCPVMPPRPSLHSLLLMAASAAAASGDSGPLLAARRRLAATAAAGGHRIRLLHSFSPGRVPRRPEVVCCVRSAPDSRRSAPAPPCSRNVLSAKNYSTASEERLGKIIQKLKNEGINPKQWRLGNFQRMLCPQCNGGSSEELSLSVYIRKDGINATWNCFRSKCGWRGFVQADGVTNISQGKSGIESETDQEVEAKKAANKVYRKISDEDLNLEPLCDELVEYFATRMISAETLRRNKVMQRNWNNKISIAFTYRRDGALVGCKYRAVDKTFSQEANTEKIFYGLDDIKRAHDVIIVEGEIDKLSMDEAGYRNCVSVPDGAPPKVSSKIPDQEQDKKYSYLWNCKDYLDSASRIILATDNDRPGQALAEELARRLGKERCWRVNWPKKNDTDTCKDANEVLMFLGPQALRKVIEDAELYPIRGLFSFEQFFPEIDNYFLGIHGDELGIHTGWKSMDDLYKVVPGELTVVTGVPNSGKSEWIDALLCNINKQSGWKFVLCSMENKVKEHARKLLEKHIQKPFFNARYGGSAQRMTPDEFEAGKQWLNKTFHLIRCEDDSLPSINWVLDLAKAAVLRHGVRGLVIDPYNELDHQRPSNQTETEYVSQILTKIKRFAQHHSCHVWFVAHPRQLQNWNGGPPNIYDISGSAHFINKCDNGIVIHRNRDPNAGPLDTVQVCVRKVRNKVVGQIGDAFLTYDRVTGEFKDAGKATTAPSAKAAKQSRKEAYKMPFQHAAEDGENSGL, from the exons ATGAACAAAACCCTAAACCCCCCTTCCTACCCAATCTATCTTCCCCCGCCCCGCCTCTCCCTTTCTTCTTTACCAAGCCCCCCACACCCAAACCCCTCCTCCCCTGCTCTGCCTGCCCCATGTCCCCGCGCCTCTGACCAACCAGGCTGCCGGAACCCTACCCGGTGCCCCGTGATGCCCCCGCGGCCGTCGCTCCACTCTCTGCTCCTCATGGCCGCCTCCGCCGCCGCGGCCAGCGGGGACTCGGGCCCGCTCCTCGCTGCGCGCCGCCGTCTAGCTGCGACGGCCGCCGCAGGGGGGCACCGCATCCGGCTGCTCCACTCCTTCTCGCCGGGACGCGTCCCCAGGCGGCCTGAGGTGGTCTGCTGCGTGCGCAGCGCCCCCGACTCGCGGCGGTCGGCCCCCGCCCCCCCGTGCTCCAGGAACG TTCTTTCGGCAAAAAACTACTCAACTGCTTCTGAGGAGAGGCTTGGGAAGATCATTCAGAAGTTGAAAAACGAAGGTATTAATCCCAAGCAGTGGAGACTTGGAAATTTTCAGCGCATGTTGTGTCCACAG TGCAATGGTGGATCTAGTGAGGAATTGAGTCTCAGTGTCTACATCCGAAAGGATGG CATAAATGCAACATGGAACTGTTTTAGGTCTAAGTGTGGCTGGAGAGGTTTTGTCCAG GCTGATGGAGTTACCAACATATCCCAAGGAAAGAGTGGCATAGAAAGTGAAACTGACCAAGAGGTTGAAGCTAAGAAGGCAGCAAATAAGGTTTATAGAAAAATCAGTGACGAGGACCTCAATCTTGAGCCACTCTGTGATGAG CTTGTAGAGTACTTTGCTACGAGAATGATTTCGGCGGAAACACTTCGGAGGAATAAAGTCATGCAACGTAACTGGAATAATAAG ATATCCATTGCTTTTACCTATAGACGTGATGGAGCTCTTGTTGGCTGCAAATACAGGGCAGTCGATAAGACATTTTCACAG GAGGCAAACACGGAGAAAATTTTTTATGGTCTGGACGATATAAAGCGTGCACATGATGTTATCATT GTGGAGGGTGAAATTGATAAGCTGTCCATGGATGAAGCTGGTTATCGTAATTGTGTCAGTGTGCCAGATGGTGCACCACCCAAAGTGTCCAGTAAGATTCCAGACCAAGAACAG GATAAGAAGTATAGCTATCTTTGGAACTGCAAAGACTATCTTGACTCG GCATCTAGGATAATATTAGCAACCGATAATGATCGTCCAGGTCAGGCTCTGGCTGAGGAACTTGCTCGTCGGCTTGGTAAAGAAAG ATGTTGGAGAGTCAATTGGCCGAAGAAGAATGATACAGATACTTGCAAAGATGCAAATGAG GTTCTAATGTTTTTAGGTCCACAAGCATTGAGAAAGGTTATAGAAGATGCAGAACTGTATCCTATAAGAGGCCTTTTTTCATTCGAACAGTTCTTCCCAGAGATTGACAATTACTTTCTTGGAATACATGGTGATGAGCTTGGTATTCATACTGGATGGAAATCTATGGATGATCTTTACAAG GTTGTTCCTGGTGAATTGACTGTTGTTACTGGAGTACCAAATTCTGGTAAAAGCGAGTGGATAGATGCTTTATTGTGCAATATAAACAAACAATCTGGGTGGAAATTTGTTCTGTGCTCAATGGAAAACAAG GTAAAGGAGCATGCTAGGAAACTCTTAGAGAAGCACATTCAGAAGCCATTCTTTAATGCTAG GTATGGTGGGTCTGCACAGCGGATGACTCCTGATGAATTTGAAGCAGGAAAACAATGGTTAAATAAAACTTTCCATCTTATCCG GTGTGAAGATGATAGCCTTCCATCTATTAATTGGGTTCTTGACCTTGCGAAAGCTGCAGTTCtaagacatggagtgcgtggtctGGTGATAGATCCTTATAATGAACTTGACCATCAGCGCCCCTCAAACCA GACGGAAACAGAATATGTCAGCCAGATTCTGACCAAGATTAAGCGCTTTGCTCAGCACCATTCATGTCATGTATGGTTTGTTGCACATCCTAGACAG CTTCAAAACTGGAATGGAGGCCCACCAAATATATACGACATAAGTGGAAGCGCACATTTTATAAACAAATGTGATAATGGAATTGTCATCCACAGAAACAGGGACCCAAATGCTGGCCCCCTTGATACCGTGCAG GTTTGTGTGAGGAAGGTGCGGAATAAAGTGGTTGGGCAAATAGGAGATGCTTTCCTGACATATGACCG GGTTACTGGTGAATTCAAGGATGCTGGTAAGGCCACTACAGCACCCAGTGCAAAAGCGGCAAAACAGTCACGCAAAGAGGCATATAAGATGCCATTTCAACATGCTGCTGAAGACGGTGAGAATAGTGGTCTGTGA